One stretch of Bremerella cremea DNA includes these proteins:
- a CDS encoding FAD-dependent oxidoreductase, producing the protein MNWSTHAVVAALISFMASPVWAADLLVEAESFTDHGGWKLDTQFISEMGSPYLLAHGLGQACQDAKTEVTFPAPGKYRVFVRTKDWVAQWDAQGAPGKFQLAIDGEPLEETFGTQSADWFWHDGGIVDIDKTKVTLSLKDLTGFDGRCDAIYFTNDLNAKPPTSGSQLAKWRKNKLGITEDIKVEGPYDLVVIGGGYSGMGAAISAARMGCKVALIQDRPVLGGNGSSEVRVWAMGLIRRGKYPRIGEIIDEFADSAKKSPGTYEEFGDDQKEAIVQAEPNIDLFLNHHANQLEMKDGQISSVTAFDTRTSQVREFKGTLFCDATGHGSIGALAGALYDQTDKGRMGMSNMWRWDEADHETTFPETPWALDLSMKDFPYPRDHHGQWFWESGFDKDPIQGAEAIRDWNLRAVYGAFNAMKNREGASKHKNAELTWLAYIGGPRESRRLIGDVILTQDDIVDKREFPDGCVPSTWSIDLHYPKKEFADKFPDNPFISIAVHDRRVDRGYGYPVPYRCFYSKNIPNLFMAGRCISVSHEALGTVRVMKTCGMMGEVVGKAASICKIHDCSPRDVYEDHWSEMDELLKLPGQARRETVTSQIEMPKVLPPASSYGPPSGLNPTEMAGIVVDDIQAEKSGTWTEGTGLKGYVGYGYLYAGEKGAKVRFPVKVEKGGKYEVRLAYQPHENRSEDVHVTVAGKQAKDAQTIDMRKKPPIEEGFISLGVFPFEAGETAYVEVEGSGKGNAHADAVQLLPVDAK; encoded by the coding sequence ATGAATTGGTCAACCCACGCCGTAGTAGCGGCTCTTATTTCCTTTATGGCTTCCCCGGTTTGGGCCGCCGACTTGTTGGTCGAGGCAGAAAGCTTCACCGATCATGGTGGCTGGAAGCTTGATACCCAGTTCATCTCCGAGATGGGCTCTCCTTATTTACTGGCCCATGGCCTTGGCCAGGCGTGCCAAGATGCCAAAACAGAGGTCACCTTCCCTGCCCCAGGTAAGTATCGAGTCTTTGTACGAACGAAAGATTGGGTTGCTCAGTGGGATGCCCAGGGAGCCCCAGGCAAGTTTCAACTGGCGATCGACGGAGAGCCTCTTGAAGAAACATTCGGGACGCAAAGTGCCGACTGGTTTTGGCATGACGGCGGTATCGTCGATATCGACAAAACCAAAGTCACGCTCAGCCTGAAAGATCTGACCGGCTTCGATGGTCGTTGCGACGCGATCTATTTCACCAACGACTTAAATGCGAAGCCACCCACAAGCGGCTCGCAATTGGCCAAGTGGCGTAAGAATAAGCTGGGCATTACCGAAGACATCAAGGTGGAAGGTCCCTACGACTTGGTGGTTATCGGTGGTGGCTACTCTGGTATGGGGGCGGCAATCAGTGCGGCTCGCATGGGCTGCAAAGTCGCTCTGATTCAAGATCGCCCAGTTCTCGGAGGAAACGGCAGTAGCGAAGTCCGTGTGTGGGCGATGGGTTTGATTCGCCGTGGCAAGTATCCACGCATTGGCGAGATCATCGACGAATTTGCCGATAGCGCCAAAAAGTCGCCGGGAACTTACGAAGAATTTGGCGACGATCAAAAAGAAGCAATCGTCCAAGCCGAACCCAATATCGATCTGTTCCTCAATCATCATGCGAATCAGCTAGAGATGAAAGACGGCCAGATTTCGTCGGTGACCGCTTTCGATACCCGGACCAGCCAAGTGCGTGAATTCAAAGGCACGCTCTTCTGCGATGCAACCGGGCATGGCTCGATCGGTGCTTTGGCAGGAGCCCTTTACGATCAAACTGACAAGGGACGTATGGGGATGAGCAATATGTGGCGGTGGGATGAAGCCGATCACGAAACAACCTTCCCCGAAACGCCGTGGGCGCTCGACTTGTCGATGAAAGACTTCCCGTATCCCCGCGATCATCACGGGCAATGGTTCTGGGAAAGTGGGTTTGATAAAGACCCCATTCAGGGAGCCGAGGCAATTCGCGATTGGAACTTGCGAGCCGTCTACGGAGCATTCAATGCGATGAAGAATCGCGAAGGGGCTTCCAAGCATAAGAACGCCGAGCTGACTTGGTTGGCCTACATCGGTGGACCGCGAGAGTCGCGACGCTTGATTGGCGATGTGATCCTGACACAGGACGATATTGTCGACAAACGAGAATTCCCCGATGGCTGCGTACCAAGTACCTGGTCGATCGACTTGCACTATCCGAAAAAGGAATTCGCTGACAAGTTTCCCGACAACCCTTTCATTTCGATTGCCGTGCATGATCGCCGCGTCGACCGAGGCTATGGTTATCCGGTTCCTTATCGCTGTTTCTACTCAAAGAACATTCCCAACTTATTCATGGCCGGTCGCTGCATTAGCGTGTCGCATGAAGCGCTGGGAACCGTGCGGGTGATGAAGACGTGCGGCATGATGGGGGAAGTTGTCGGCAAGGCGGCCTCGATCTGCAAGATTCACGATTGCTCGCCACGTGATGTTTACGAAGATCATTGGAGCGAAATGGACGAACTGTTGAAGTTGCCTGGGCAAGCTCGTCGCGAAACGGTGACTTCCCAAATCGAGATGCCGAAAGTCCTTCCCCCTGCTTCCAGCTATGGCCCTCCGAGCGGTTTAAATCCGACAGAAATGGCAGGAATTGTCGTCGACGACATCCAGGCCGAAAAAAGCGGTACGTGGACTGAAGGGACTGGGCTGAAAGGTTATGTCGGCTACGGCTATCTATACGCAGGCGAAAAGGGAGCCAAGGTTCGCTTTCCTGTCAAAGTCGAGAAGGGCGGGAAGTACGAAGTACGCTTGGCCTATCAGCCGCACGAAAACCGCAGCGAAGATGTTCATGTGACGGTTGCCGGCAAGCAAGCGAAAGACGCCCAAACGATCGATATGCGAAAAAAGCCTCCGATCGAAGAAGGGTTTATCTCGCTTGGTGTATTTCCGTTTGAAGCGGGAGAGACCGCATATGTGGAAGTTGAAGGAAGCGGCAAGGGGAACGCCCATGCAGATGCCGTTCAACTGCTGCCGGTCGATGCGAAATAG
- a CDS encoding FMN-binding protein, with amino-acid sequence MTDELQPTASSPRKRKLTVRHFLLHGYRFAVIAAIAVLVRWHVAEESNAKQEPVEIALVQVQPFLPEAAMLRVATDREGAYIENAQQSRLGWGVTTLPTARQLIGFSGPTNTLVVLDAQNTIRGIEILSSKDTPEHVAAVRQSQSFSEQFVGKTPEDLAGKSRLDAVSGATLTSLAIIESVAKVLGSEPPNYRFPQEIQLEEVVEILPEADSLVAKASPQGWFEIRDSAGHSIGTAWRTSPAADHHVGYQGPSDVLVVMDADEKLKAVTLRASYDNEPYVRYVREDWSFPEYLAGYDLSQLAELDIEKAEIEGVSGATMTSQAATQAIGIAAAKALQPKQEIDVAQSSATWIVFSWRDAATLGVIAAALAIAFTNLRGKKWVQYGFGALVIGYLGFFAGDILSMALLVGWAGHPIAWGKCIGLVAIGLAAFVVPLFSKKQLYCNHLCPHGAAQMMILRVTKKWHWTLPKRLRPILSAIPAVLLAVVILIAFSIIDGNLAALEPFDAYVPSIAGWASLSIAMGGLIFSAFVPMGFCRYGCPTGAVISHVRWNASSDQWTLRDSVATLLLGLAVICFWW; translated from the coding sequence ATGACGGATGAACTTCAACCGACGGCCTCCTCGCCACGCAAACGCAAGCTAACCGTGCGGCATTTTTTGCTGCACGGTTATCGCTTTGCCGTGATTGCCGCGATTGCTGTACTGGTGCGGTGGCATGTTGCCGAAGAGAGTAACGCAAAACAAGAGCCTGTCGAGATTGCTCTCGTCCAGGTTCAACCATTTCTGCCAGAGGCCGCCATGCTCAGGGTGGCTACTGATCGCGAAGGGGCTTATATCGAAAACGCCCAGCAATCGCGTCTGGGCTGGGGGGTAACGACTTTACCCACGGCCCGTCAGTTAATTGGATTCTCTGGGCCGACCAATACGTTAGTTGTGTTAGATGCCCAGAATACCATTCGTGGCATCGAAATCCTTTCTAGCAAAGACACCCCCGAACACGTGGCAGCGGTCCGTCAGTCGCAATCGTTTAGCGAACAATTTGTCGGCAAGACACCTGAAGACCTGGCCGGTAAAAGCAGGCTCGATGCCGTCTCAGGAGCAACATTAACGAGCTTGGCGATTATTGAGTCAGTTGCCAAGGTGTTGGGAAGCGAGCCGCCTAACTACCGATTTCCACAAGAGATTCAACTCGAAGAAGTCGTGGAGATTTTGCCAGAGGCCGATAGCCTCGTGGCGAAAGCATCGCCTCAGGGGTGGTTCGAGATACGCGATTCCGCCGGACATTCGATCGGCACGGCTTGGCGAACAAGTCCTGCTGCCGATCATCATGTTGGCTATCAAGGTCCAAGCGATGTCCTGGTGGTGATGGACGCCGACGAGAAGCTGAAAGCGGTGACATTACGAGCAAGCTACGACAACGAGCCTTACGTACGCTATGTGCGGGAAGATTGGTCGTTTCCGGAGTATCTTGCTGGTTACGATCTATCGCAATTGGCGGAGCTAGACATCGAGAAGGCAGAGATCGAAGGTGTCTCTGGAGCAACGATGACCAGTCAGGCCGCGACCCAGGCCATCGGCATTGCGGCCGCCAAGGCATTGCAGCCGAAGCAAGAAATCGATGTCGCCCAGTCTTCAGCAACATGGATTGTTTTCAGTTGGCGCGATGCGGCAACGTTGGGGGTGATTGCAGCGGCGCTGGCAATCGCGTTTACCAACTTGCGCGGGAAGAAGTGGGTTCAATATGGTTTCGGTGCGTTGGTGATCGGCTACCTTGGTTTTTTTGCCGGAGACATCTTGTCGATGGCCCTGTTGGTCGGCTGGGCCGGTCACCCTATCGCGTGGGGTAAGTGTATCGGCTTGGTCGCGATCGGCTTGGCCGCATTTGTGGTTCCGCTGTTTAGTAAGAAGCAGCTTTACTGTAATCATCTTTGTCCGCACGGGGCCGCGCAGATGATGATTTTACGCGTGACCAAGAAATGGCACTGGACGCTGCCGAAGCGACTTCGCCCGATCCTCTCCGCAATTCCTGCCGTTTTGCTGGCCGTGGTGATTTTGATCGCTTTTTCAATAATCGACGGTAACCTGGCCGCGCTGGAGCCATTTGATGCGTATGTCCCCTCAATTGCTGGGTGGGCGTCTCTTTCGATTGCCATGGGGGGGCTGATTTTCTCGGCATTCGTGCCGATGGGGTTTTGTCGCTACGGCTGCCCCACTGGCGCGGTGATTTCGCATGTTCGGTGGAATGCCTCTAGCGATCAATGGACGCTGCGCGATAGTGTGGCCACTCTTCTGCTGGGATTGGCCGTGATTTGCTTCTGGTGGTAG
- a CDS encoding serine/threonine-protein kinase, whose protein sequence is MTEKKMGPYRLEATIGSGGMGTVYRGIDERTGDKAAIKVLPSGMSQNEGLRERFQREIETLLQLRHPNIVRLYGFGEEEGELFYAMELVDGKSLAEVIVKNPIKNWRTAVRYSLEIAFGLRQAHDMGIVHRDIKPANILVTKNDKIKILDFGIARLFGATGVTMAGGIVGTADYMAPEQAFGEGVTPKADLYSLGAVLYAMLARQPPFRGSTVAEILDKLRYSEPIPIDRLVETIPNDLAQLVMQLLEKNPDKRVPTARVLCRRLEALLEMPEDTDFEMNLADHSTRVPSSPADEYQLKSSDDAPTLEPNARQLAEAPTMNLAGDEPSAASAPLGKGGQTEAPATIVTNRSDDKDSPKTRFTTVAEQRKKKSEEENRREKSSAWVNYLQIGGLLVALGVVVAVMLIAPRKPDADMLYHTIETSVKDGNLGAVDSQMDDFLDRFPEDSRSEYVAELKEELNLRRREKQYQMTAMLGSSRKQLHPVEQLYLEALKTYDTDPYATRRKLQGILMTYGPIDSQQGDIARCLTLAERRLKQLNGVLAAQTNQQAASIRERLDYAKRIAPDDPARARQIYQGVLQLLSDRTWGSNLSAEAEAGLESLRR, encoded by the coding sequence ATGACCGAAAAGAAGATGGGCCCCTATCGGCTGGAAGCAACCATTGGCAGTGGCGGCATGGGAACGGTCTATCGCGGCATCGACGAACGAACCGGCGATAAGGCCGCCATTAAAGTCCTGCCCAGCGGAATGTCGCAAAACGAAGGGCTGCGCGAACGCTTTCAGCGCGAAATCGAAACGCTGCTACAGTTACGTCATCCGAACATTGTGCGGCTATATGGTTTTGGTGAGGAAGAGGGCGAACTGTTCTATGCGATGGAACTGGTCGACGGCAAAAGTCTGGCCGAAGTGATCGTGAAGAATCCGATTAAGAATTGGCGCACTGCGGTACGCTACAGCTTGGAAATCGCCTTCGGCTTGCGACAAGCGCACGACATGGGGATCGTTCACCGTGATATCAAACCGGCCAATATCCTGGTCACCAAGAACGATAAAATCAAGATCCTCGATTTCGGCATTGCCAGGTTATTCGGGGCCACTGGGGTTACCATGGCCGGTGGGATCGTCGGTACCGCCGACTACATGGCACCAGAACAAGCGTTTGGCGAAGGGGTAACGCCCAAGGCCGACCTTTATAGCTTGGGGGCCGTGCTTTATGCGATGCTGGCTCGACAGCCTCCTTTTCGTGGTAGCACGGTCGCCGAGATTCTCGATAAGCTCCGCTATTCCGAGCCGATTCCGATCGATCGCTTGGTCGAAACAATTCCGAACGACTTAGCGCAGCTTGTCATGCAACTGCTCGAGAAGAATCCTGATAAGCGTGTTCCAACAGCCCGGGTCCTCTGCCGCCGATTGGAGGCATTGCTCGAAATGCCTGAGGACACCGATTTCGAGATGAACCTGGCCGATCATTCAACGCGGGTTCCTTCTTCTCCTGCGGACGAATATCAGTTGAAGTCTAGCGACGACGCTCCCACCCTGGAACCGAATGCCCGGCAATTGGCCGAAGCACCGACCATGAACTTGGCTGGTGACGAACCTTCAGCCGCGAGTGCCCCCTTGGGCAAAGGAGGCCAAACCGAGGCCCCGGCGACGATCGTGACGAACCGCTCGGATGATAAAGATTCTCCCAAGACACGCTTCACAACCGTCGCCGAGCAGCGGAAGAAGAAATCGGAAGAGGAAAACCGACGAGAGAAAAGTAGTGCTTGGGTGAACTACTTGCAGATTGGTGGCTTGCTGGTCGCCCTCGGTGTGGTTGTTGCCGTCATGTTGATTGCTCCCCGCAAGCCTGACGCCGACATGCTGTATCATACGATCGAAACCAGCGTCAAAGATGGCAACTTGGGTGCGGTCGATAGTCAGATGGACGACTTCTTGGATCGCTTTCCGGAGGATTCTCGCTCGGAGTATGTGGCGGAATTGAAAGAAGAGTTGAATCTGCGGCGGCGGGAAAAACAATATCAAATGACCGCCATGCTGGGCAGCTCGCGCAAACAATTGCACCCCGTCGAACAGCTTTATCTGGAAGCGTTGAAAACGTACGACACCGACCCTTACGCAACCCGGCGAAAGCTGCAGGGGATTTTGATGACCTACGGGCCAATCGATTCGCAGCAAGGGGATATTGCCCGTTGTTTGACTTTAGCCGAACGACGTTTGAAGCAACTTAATGGGGTACTTGCTGCCCAGACGAATCAGCAAGCCGCGTCCATTCGCGAGCGTTTAGATTATGCCAAGCGAATTGCCCCAGACGACCCGGCCCGCGCCCGTCAGATTTATCAAGGAGTCTTGCAGTTATTAAGCGATCGCACATGGGGTAGCAACCTGTCTGCCGAAGCGGAAGCCGGGCTTGAATCGCTCCGTAGATAG
- a CDS encoding right-handed parallel beta-helix repeat-containing protein — protein MNITLLSRAMLLVTLMTSFSSAADWYVSPIGSDDAVGAKDSPFASLTKARDRIRAASKDQSHTVWVADGNYVLSEPFLLTGQDSGTQEHRIVYRAMEGATPTFSGGTTLAAWQQEGERWTTTLPEELRDPMPEQLIVGTQAATLAREPDEGLFTMAGVQEEPTSDHLAKQTIQLDPQDFAATLGLLGANELSRVQLLAFHKWDNTRRHLDQIEFDDHAVVTHGRKMKSWNPLDGNSQYRIENFAAALDSPGEWYADVSGKLTYLPRPGEKIENGQAIVPRLKQLVVLRGEPEQPVQYVELRGLRFLHGRWTTPTEGVEPSQAASPIEAAMQIDFAKNVTIRDCEVGHVGIYGVWFRQGCQHCRLERTWVHDTGAGGVRIGETQIRRDQKQRTHHITVDNNILNRGGRIFPCAVGAWIGHSSDNVLSHNEIADYFYTGISVGWRWGYAESLAKRNTITKNHVHHLGYGVLSDMGGIYTLGPSEGTVVRGNIFHDIHAYSYGGWGLYTDEGSSDILFENNLVYRTKTGGFHQHYGKDNIVRNNILAFGMLYQLQATRVEEHRSFVLEKNIIFYDEGELLQGNWDRVKFASSNNCYFDASERPVTFKGKTLKQWQAEGHEQDSIVADPKFADAEHFDFTLAEDSPARKLGFQPFVTEDVGVYGDASWVNKARSTKYLPVRPE, from the coding sequence ATGAATATCACACTGCTTTCGCGGGCCATGCTGTTGGTCACGCTGATGACCTCTTTTTCGTCCGCCGCTGACTGGTACGTTTCGCCCATAGGAAGCGACGATGCGGTTGGTGCAAAGGACTCTCCCTTTGCCTCTCTAACCAAAGCTCGCGATAGGATCCGCGCGGCGAGCAAGGATCAGTCGCATACCGTCTGGGTGGCCGATGGAAACTACGTTCTCAGCGAACCGTTTCTCCTTACGGGGCAGGATAGCGGAACGCAAGAGCATCGAATCGTCTATCGCGCGATGGAAGGAGCGACGCCGACCTTTTCCGGAGGAACAACTCTCGCGGCATGGCAACAAGAAGGGGAGCGTTGGACGACGACCTTGCCAGAAGAGCTACGCGACCCGATGCCAGAACAACTGATTGTGGGGACACAAGCAGCCACGCTGGCGAGGGAACCAGACGAAGGGCTGTTTACCATGGCTGGCGTGCAGGAAGAGCCCACTTCGGACCACTTAGCAAAGCAAACCATTCAGCTCGATCCGCAAGACTTCGCAGCGACTTTGGGCCTGTTAGGAGCTAACGAACTCTCCCGGGTACAACTTCTCGCCTTCCACAAATGGGACAACACACGTCGACATCTCGATCAAATTGAGTTCGATGATCACGCCGTGGTGACGCATGGTCGCAAGATGAAGTCGTGGAATCCCTTGGATGGTAATTCCCAGTATCGAATCGAGAACTTTGCTGCGGCGCTCGACTCTCCGGGCGAATGGTACGCCGATGTTTCAGGCAAGCTTACCTACCTGCCCCGTCCCGGCGAAAAGATCGAGAATGGCCAGGCCATAGTACCTCGGCTCAAGCAGTTGGTGGTGCTGCGAGGTGAACCAGAGCAGCCGGTGCAGTATGTCGAGCTACGAGGGTTGCGTTTTCTGCATGGTCGTTGGACAACGCCGACAGAGGGAGTGGAACCGAGTCAGGCCGCTTCTCCGATCGAAGCCGCCATGCAGATCGACTTCGCCAAGAATGTCACAATTCGAGATTGCGAAGTTGGACATGTGGGGATCTATGGCGTTTGGTTTCGGCAAGGATGTCAGCACTGTCGACTCGAAAGAACCTGGGTGCATGATACGGGGGCGGGAGGCGTACGAATCGGCGAGACACAAATTCGCCGCGATCAGAAGCAACGAACGCATCATATTACCGTCGATAATAACATTCTGAACCGAGGCGGACGCATTTTCCCTTGTGCGGTCGGAGCTTGGATTGGGCACAGCAGCGACAACGTGCTGAGCCACAATGAAATCGCAGATTACTTTTACACCGGCATCTCCGTGGGATGGCGGTGGGGCTATGCCGAAAGTCTCGCCAAGAGAAACACGATTACCAAGAATCACGTGCATCATCTTGGCTACGGTGTGCTCAGCGATATGGGCGGAATCTACACGCTCGGTCCTTCGGAAGGGACGGTCGTGCGTGGCAATATCTTCCACGACATTCACGCCTACAGTTACGGTGGTTGGGGCTTGTACACCGATGAAGGAAGTAGCGATATCTTGTTCGAGAATAACTTGGTCTATCGCACCAAGACGGGCGGTTTCCATCAGCACTATGGCAAAGACAACATCGTACGGAATAACATTCTGGCGTTTGGAATGCTCTACCAGTTACAAGCGACTCGCGTCGAGGAGCATCGCTCGTTTGTGTTGGAAAAGAATATTATCTTCTACGACGAAGGAGAACTGCTGCAGGGAAATTGGGATCGTGTGAAGTTCGCTAGTTCCAACAATTGCTACTTTGACGCTTCGGAACGACCGGTAACGTTCAAAGGAAAGACGCTCAAACAGTGGCAAGCGGAAGGGCACGAACAAGATTCGATTGTCGCCGATCCGAAGTTTGCCGATGCCGAGCATTTCGACTTTACCTTGGCAGAAGATTCACCAGCCCGGAAGCTCGGTTTTCAGCCGTTTGTCACTGAGGATGTCGGCGTGTACGGCGACGCGAGCTGGGTGAATAAGGCTAGAAGTACCAAGTATCTACCGGTTCGTCCGGAATAG
- a CDS encoding carboxymuconolactone decarboxylase family protein gives MPRLHPIAITETTGHTRELADAAKKKLGKHLNIIATMTNSPAVLEAYLGFSGAMEKSQLSAQTREAVSLAIGEKNHCQYCVSAHTTVGKMVGFTKDETVQIRQGVVSDPKIQSVINLALAIAETKGAISDDDFAEAKNAGLSDEEITEVVGLVALNIFTNYFNNVAGTEVDFPKVDLLASV, from the coding sequence ATGCCTCGTTTACACCCCATCGCGATCACGGAAACTACGGGCCACACACGCGAACTGGCCGATGCCGCGAAAAAGAAACTCGGCAAGCATCTCAACATTATCGCCACGATGACCAATTCCCCGGCGGTTTTGGAAGCTTACCTTGGCTTCTCTGGAGCGATGGAGAAATCACAGCTTTCCGCGCAAACGCGTGAAGCGGTCTCACTGGCAATTGGTGAGAAGAATCATTGCCAGTATTGCGTCTCGGCTCATACCACCGTCGGCAAGATGGTTGGCTTCACGAAAGACGAAACCGTCCAAATTCGTCAGGGCGTCGTCTCCGACCCTAAAATTCAATCCGTCATCAATTTAGCACTAGCGATCGCAGAAACCAAAGGAGCCATCAGCGACGATGACTTTGCCGAGGCGAAAAACGCTGGACTTAGTGATGAAGAAATTACGGAAGTAGTCGGCCTTGTCGCGCTCAACATCTTTACCAACTACTTCAACAACGTGGCCGGTACGGAAGTTGATTTCCCCAAAGTTGACTTGCTGGCCTCGGTATAA
- a CDS encoding DUF4261 domain-containing protein, with protein MPEEKENSRDYQVRLFYKQKPEVSKAAILDKMDVRSPGFAPRDGKRDSDRLDFRHPSFVTNIGGKSVGATWSIQTEELEYPGDLTPFLPALEQSWLWDDAEGPVGDSEHQLVITDQTASNMRPMERLALMQLLVASVVETHPCEAIYWQATEQFLHPKKFVEGLKEFAAKPWKAPGAFNVRVSRVIGYGERRDDESRDMLVDSLGLGILGWPDFQCHFRGLDWKEIQQIVYEKVLEVFEKGPKLQDGQAFPGINASQVWKCRYEEAILGPPRKVIDIDPGIPYCAGLRYAVTAGVYVK; from the coding sequence GTGCCTGAAGAAAAAGAGAACTCACGCGATTATCAAGTTCGCCTGTTCTATAAGCAGAAGCCGGAAGTCTCGAAAGCGGCCATTCTCGACAAAATGGACGTCCGCAGCCCTGGCTTCGCGCCGCGCGATGGCAAGCGAGATTCCGATCGGCTCGATTTCCGCCACCCTAGTTTTGTAACCAACATTGGTGGCAAGTCGGTCGGAGCGACTTGGAGCATCCAAACAGAAGAGCTTGAATACCCAGGCGACTTAACCCCTTTTCTGCCTGCACTAGAGCAGTCGTGGTTATGGGACGATGCCGAGGGACCAGTGGGGGATTCTGAGCATCAATTAGTCATTACCGATCAAACCGCTTCGAACATGCGTCCCATGGAACGCTTAGCGTTGATGCAGCTGCTGGTCGCCAGTGTCGTCGAGACACACCCTTGCGAGGCCATCTACTGGCAAGCCACCGAGCAATTTCTACATCCGAAGAAATTTGTGGAAGGGCTGAAGGAATTTGCCGCCAAGCCGTGGAAAGCTCCTGGTGCGTTCAACGTACGAGTTTCGCGGGTGATTGGTTACGGCGAACGTCGCGACGACGAATCACGTGATATGCTAGTCGACAGTCTTGGCTTGGGCATTCTTGGCTGGCCAGATTTCCAATGTCATTTTCGTGGGCTCGATTGGAAAGAGATCCAACAAATCGTTTACGAAAAAGTGCTCGAGGTTTTTGAGAAAGGACCGAAGCTGCAAGACGGTCAGGCCTTTCCTGGTATCAACGCCAGCCAGGTTTGGAAGTGTCGATATGAGGAGGCCATTCTAGGCCCACCGCGTAAAGTTATCGACATCGATCCCGGGATTCCCTATTGTGCCGGGTTGCGTTATGCCGTCACCGCTGGCGTCTATGTAAAGTAG
- a CDS encoding LacI family DNA-binding transcriptional regulator — MAEETRKVRLLDIANQAGVSRAAVGHILNNSGADCVRVSEATREKVLKIAAELDYRPNRAAQRLRGMPTQIIGVILDTVNMAVFSARLAAIEEESRKRGYRLMVGQVHHDPTEIKTYLDDFTDHGMDAILCMFDVMHDIRPKLKKVFRGRENIILHSSPILKTQPCVRVETSSAIEQLVDHLVERGRKRIAIQLWSPSDHLMSIRCNAWQENVKRNKLPSTNSLVWTNPEATQKPSREAIDDCIQKLVIKNKADAIIASNDEWAVRIMQGLHRHGYSVPEDLAVTGYDNLDIADVIEPGLTTIDQCHADYAKEALNLVEESLAGTLTASQRLRVIRPKLIVREST; from the coding sequence ATGGCTGAGGAAACTCGTAAAGTTCGCCTGCTGGATATCGCCAACCAGGCAGGTGTCTCGCGCGCTGCCGTTGGGCATATTTTGAACAACTCTGGCGCGGACTGCGTTCGCGTTTCCGAAGCAACCCGCGAGAAGGTCTTAAAGATCGCGGCAGAGTTAGACTATCGCCCCAATCGCGCTGCCCAGCGTCTGCGCGGTATGCCCACCCAGATCATCGGGGTCATTCTCGACACCGTGAACATGGCCGTCTTTTCGGCTCGTTTGGCTGCGATCGAAGAAGAGTCTCGGAAACGTGGTTATCGCTTGATGGTCGGTCAAGTTCATCACGACCCTACCGAAATCAAAACCTATCTGGACGACTTCACCGACCACGGCATGGATGCGATTCTGTGCATGTTCGACGTGATGCACGACATTCGCCCCAAGCTAAAGAAGGTATTTCGCGGACGCGAGAATATTATCTTGCACTCGTCCCCCATCCTAAAAACGCAGCCGTGCGTGCGTGTCGAGACCTCGTCGGCCATCGAGCAATTGGTCGATCACTTAGTCGAGCGTGGGCGCAAGCGGATCGCGATTCAGCTTTGGTCTCCTTCGGATCATTTGATGTCGATTCGCTGCAACGCTTGGCAAGAGAACGTCAAACGCAATAAGCTGCCGTCGACAAACTCGCTGGTTTGGACCAACCCTGAAGCAACCCAGAAACCGTCGCGCGAAGCGATTGACGATTGCATTCAGAAATTGGTCATCAAGAACAAAGCCGACGCGATTATCGCTTCAAACGATGAATGGGCCGTGCGTATCATGCAGGGCCTGCACCGCCACGGCTACTCGGTGCCTGAAGACTTGGCCGTGACCGGCTACGACAACCTGGATATCGCCGATGTTATCGAGCCTGGTCTGACAACGATCGACCAATGCCATGCCGACTACGCGAAAGAAGCCCTGAATCTTGTCGAGGAATCTTTGGCCGGCACCCTAACCGCATCTCAGCGTCTCCGTGTGATTCGCCCGAAACTTATCGTCCGAGAATCGACTTAA